One genomic window of Conger conger chromosome 9, fConCon1.1, whole genome shotgun sequence includes the following:
- the LOC133137778 gene encoding probable G-protein coupled receptor 141, with translation MERLNNSNVSNSTVPPEYQIALVTMYSIVFVGGIVSIALMINILKSNIRSVTTMAVLNLIAVHLLFLLTVPFRIYFYATNKWHLTKEFCKVVSGMIHAHMYIAFVFYAIILVIRYHSFFRGKDPVAFHRKLHALWASLAVWAVVLVIILPVYALKYGGSEEDLQDRSCFNFGGELEKVAVKTQCTWRSG, from the coding sequence ATGGAACGACTGAACAATTCCAACGTCAGCAATTCAACTGTTCCCCCGGAATACCAGATTGCCCTGGTTACCATGTACAGCATTGTGTTTGTCGGAGGCATCGTTAGCATAGCCCTCATGATCAACATCCTCAAGTCCAACATCCGCTCGGTGACAACCATGGCCGTCCTCAATCTGATTGCGGTGCACCTGCTCTTCCTGCTCACCGTGCCGTTCCGAATTTACTTCTACGCGACAAACAAGTGGCACCTGACCAAAGAATTCTGCAAGGTGGTGAGCGGAATGATCCACGCGCACATGTACATCGCATTCGTCTTCTACGCCATCATCCTGGTGATCCGCTACCACAGTTTCTTCAGGGGGAAGGACCCGGTGGCGTTTCACCGGAAACTGCACGCGCTGTGGGCCAGCCTGGCCGTCTGGGCGGTCGTGCTCGTCATCATCCTCCCCGTTTACGCCCTGAAGTACGGAGGTTCGGAAGAAGACTTGCAAGACCGGTCTTGCTTCAACTTCGGAGGGGAGCTCGAAAAAGTCGCCGTAAAG